A window from Macaca thibetana thibetana isolate TM-01 chromosome 7, ASM2454274v1, whole genome shotgun sequence encodes these proteins:
- the ODF3L1 gene encoding outer dense fiber protein 3-like protein 1, giving the protein MKPPKGTRSSVYFAQQREKEPLPSRQEVKQTPVIMAMIKGPGPAKYLRPSCTGYIDHDISMFKAPAYTLHSRHSEKRNVGHSSPGPCYLLDPKVTRFGMSSCPQVPMEERISNLRLNPTLASCQYYLEKIHPPGERRAPQYTFGYRRPYRVMDPNPAPNQYQMPLLLGPNTPVSRAAPSYSLASRDKNWFYKEDVAGGPGPTRYARPEPSTYQNRSPTYSMAKRFAYPLDLTPRPGPGSHEVQQVTVHKPHIPAFTMGIKHSLHLCPLVIDVRD; this is encoded by the exons atgaAACCGCCCAAGGGGACCAGGAGCTCTGTGTACTTTGCACAGCAGCGAGAAAAGGAGCCATTGCCCTCACGGCAGGAGGTCAAGCAGACCCCTGTCATCATGGCCATGATAAAAG GTCCGGGGCCCGCCAAGTACCTCCGGCCATCCTGCACGGGTTACATAGATCATGACATCTCCATGTTCAAGGCACCAGCTTATACCCTGCATAGCCGGCACTCAGAGAAGC GGAACGTGGGCCACAGCAGCCCTGGGCCTTGCTATCTCTTGGATCCCAAAGTAACTCGGTTTGGAATGTCCAGCTGCCCGCAGGTCCCCATGGAGGAGCGCATCTCCAATCTGC GCCTGAACCCCACCCTCGCATCCTGCCAGTACTACTTGGAGAAGATCCACCCACCGGGGGAACGTAGGGCTCCCCAGTACACGTTTGGCTACCGGCGCCCATACAGAGTGATGGACCCCAACCCGGCCCCCAACCAGTACCAGATGCCACTCTTGCTGGGGCCCAACACCCCTGTCAGCCGAGCTGCTCCCAGCTACAGTCTGGCCTCCAGGGACAAGAACTGGTTCTACAAGGAGGATGTGGCAGGAGGCCCTGGACCTACCAGGTACGCCCGACCTGAGCCATCCACCTATCAGAACCGCAGCCCCACCTACAGCATGGCCAAGCGCTTTGCCTACCCTCTGGACCTCACACCACGGCCTGGCCCTGGCTCCCACGAGGTCCAGCAGGTCACTGTGCACAAGCCCCACATCCCTGCTTTCACCATGGGCATCAAGCACTCACTCCACCTGTGCCCACTGGTCATCGATGTTCGTGACTGA